In Eschrichtius robustus isolate mEscRob2 chromosome 11, mEscRob2.pri, whole genome shotgun sequence, the following proteins share a genomic window:
- the FUT4 gene encoding alpha-(1,3)-fucosyltransferase 4 yields the protein MGARWGRRRTRRGGLRLSEAQLALMAASLVCSAVVVYVCWKQLPPLPWASSVPPRRVSVLLWWEPFGGRHRAKRPPPDCRLRFNISGCLLLTDRAAYGEAQAVLFHHRDLVKGPPDWPPPWGVHVRPAEEQQVLIDDDEEEAAEALALAASGPRPPGQRWVWMNFESPTHSPGLQSLARNLFNWTLSYRADSDIFVPYGYLYPRTHPSEQPAGLVPPLARKQGLVAWVVSNWDERQARVRYYRQLSQYVTVDLFGKGGPGQPLPDVGLLHTVARYKFYLAFENSQHLDYITEKLWRNAFLAGAVPVVLGPDRANYERFVPRRAFIHVDDFPDASSLAAHLQFLDRNPAAYRGYFSWRRSYCVHVTSFWDEPWCRTCQAVRMAGDQPKSVPNLAGWFQR from the coding sequence ATGGGCGCGCGGTGGGGCCGGCGGCGCACTCGGCGTGGAGGCCTGAGGCTGTCCGAGGCCCAGTTGGCGCTGATGGCCGCCAGCCTGGTGTGCAGCGCCGTGGTCGTCTATGTTTGCTGGAAGCAGCTGCCGCCGCTGCCCTGGGCCTCCTCCGTCCCGCCGCGGCGGGTGAGCGTGCTGCTGTGGTGGGAGCCCTTCGGGGGCCGGCACAGAGCCAAAAGGCCGCCCCCTGATTGCCGGCTGCGCTTCAACATCAGCGGCTGCCTCCTGCTCACTGATCGCGCGGCCTACGGGGAGGCCCAGGCGGTGCTTTTCCACCACCGAGACTTGGTGAAGGGACCCCCGGACTGGCCCCCGCCCTGGGGCGTCCACGTGCGCCCGGCGGAGGAGCAGCAGGTGCTGATCGACGACGACGAGGAGGAAGCTGCGGAGGCCTTAGCCCTGGCTGCCTCGGGCCCCAGGCCCCCGGGCCAGCGCTGGGTGTGGATGAACTTCGAGTCACCCACCCACTCCCCGGGGCTGCAGAGCCTGGCACGCAACCTCTTCAACTGGACGCTCTCCTACCGGGCCGACTCGGACATCTTCGTGCCTTACGGCTACCTCTACCCTAGGACCCATCCCAGCGAGCAGCCGGCGGGTCTGGTCCCGCCACTGGCCCGGAAACAAGGGCTGGTGGCCTGGGTGGTGAGCAACTGGGACGAGCGCCAGGCGCGGGTCCGCTACTACCGCCAGCTGAGCCAGTACGTGACCGTGGACCTCTTCGGCAAGGGCGGGCCCGGGCAGCCGCTGCCTGACGTCGGGCTCCTGCACACGGTGGCCCGCTACAAGTTCTACCTGGCCTTCGAGAACTCGCAGCACCTGGATTATATCACGGAGAAGCTGTGGCGCAACGCCTTCCTGGCTGGGGCGGTGCCGGTGGTGCTGGGCCCAGACCGTGCCAATTACGAGCGCTTCGTGCCCCGCCGTGCCTTCATCCACGTGGACGACTTCCCTGATGCCTCCTCCCTGGCGGCCCACCTGCAATTTCTCGATCGAAACCCAGCTGCCTACCGCGGATACTTTAGCTGGCGTCGGAGCTATTGCGTGCACGTCACCTCCTTCTGGGATGAGCCTTGGTGCCGGACCTGCCAGGCTGTGCGGATGGCTGGGGACCAGCCCAAGAGCGTCCCTAACTTGGCTGGCTGGTTTCAGCGGTGA